The nucleotide window AGTAGAAGAACAGAAATCAATTATATCATCCGTCAATGTTGCACGCTTCAAAGATAGGTGTTGTTGGCTCAACACGGTTGACAATAGCTACTGTATATATTCGTAATATAATGAATGTGTTGATGAATTGTTGCATAGCGAAATGTTAAACGGGCTGGGTATATAAGTGTCCATTAAACTcgccaaaacaaaagacagtGCAGCCTCTGTAGGACTGTACAACGCCCGCTTACATAATCTAACGATATCTGTTAAATCTAGGTTGACAGATTTTAATGACAAGAACCGAAATAAGATATATCAACCTCGAAACATGAGGAATACTTTTTACACTGGCGGAATCTGACGTTATCCTATGACCTTCAAGTTTTGTCTCAATTATAGACGCGTAAAATAGAGATCTTGCCTCGTTTGACATGGATCGGAAAAGGCGGTCATGGGATATTCATAATACACAAACCGAAAAAGGTTAGACAGCGGACAGCAACCAGTGGTTGTACTAAGTAGCCTTAACATAAAAGGAATCATTCTTAAGTGCGGTGgaaaattgtattttttttttctcgttctaTTAGTTTTACCTGAAACCTATACAGAAAAAGTACAATCAGATCTTTCTTATGTTACtggcaaataaaaatattagaTTCTTAATTATATGCAATGCATGACAgcaaaacgaaggaaaaacattttaaGGTTAAAGCAGACTTTCAGGTGGACTCTTGTGAGCAAAAGAATAGATTGTTAAATGCATAAAACACTTGTTGCGTGTTGTACTGGGTTTTACCTTTAACCTTCAGACTCTTTGCCGCTATTTTTAGGAATAATGTAGCCTACGAAGAGCTTAATTTTATACGCAAGGGTTTGGCGACATTTGGTGTAGGGGAATAGcatttcgtaaatttttgcgTTCACGGTCTTCCTTTACCCATACACCAAATAAGAAATTTTAGCGTACGGTTTTCGAAGTGAACGGGGGAAATTTTTGTAACCAATAATTCCTCGTTTTTGCGCACTGACAATTCTGTCTCTTAGCCAGATGTTGACACAAGAACACGCCCTAGTTCCATACCATGCATAAGGTTGAAAGTCATCAGAGGGAAAAGCTGTCACACCAATTTCTCTATTGTTTATGCTGCAATGCTTAGGTTTTTATGAGCCTTTATGATTGGTTTAGCATGATTGCTATTTTCagttcatttttatttaaacaaagaaaacccCATCCATTGATAAATTTGTAGATCCAGTTGATAGCGCAAAGCAGTCATTCTTGTAGAATCATCCCCATACAACTCGTTCCGCTTCAGTGGCTAAACAACTTGATTCATTCCCAATCGTTCAGTGGACTGTAAGAAGTACATCCCGTCttgcttttttatttctttccccACTGCCCGTTCTATCACAAGCCGTCGTTATTGGATCGATGGCTCTATCACATTCATTCTGCCTCGAAAATGGGTGGACTTATTGTTTTTACCTTAGAAATGGGTCTTGCCTGTTCTTCCTTTGAAGTGCTGAACACTGTGACAACTATAAGTATAACCCATACTCGTGGAAAAAAAAGTAGCTAAAACATCCGTCGCTATATGTCGAGTCTGTAGTCTTCCACTATTGAGTACCAAACTTAAATCCCCCGGAGAAGGCGGGGGCTAAGTTTGACCACACAAACAGGGCTCGTTCTCCGCCTTTTGTCAACTGAATTCTTTATTGGGTCCATGTAACAGTTGATACAACAGCAGAACCTATGGCTCATAAAGTAAAGGCCAGTAGCTTATTTCCTAGAGAAGACTATCTAACCAGAGTTGATAGTCTCATATATACATGTAGGATCTGATCAAGTACGGATATACAAAGTTAGCTCactgattttaattttacatTATTTGTTGAATTGTACAATTTTCAATTACACCAGCAAATTTGGGTTAGCTTCATGAGGGAAAAGCCAAAGTCATAGTACTCAGAAGTGAACTCTGAAAATAGAATGCTGAAAATATCTTCGACAGTTGACAAGACATGTTGTAATTTTCCCTGTCTTGAAATAGGCCGAATCCATTCTTGGTAATTACGTAGGAATTTAGATTTGTAGAGATAGAGCGTTACTGTATACAGCAAAGGCCGTTCGTGCGAGAGAGGAACGAAAACTTTTCAGATCACTTCAAATAGAACCACAGCAGTATACTGTTATGGAATGGAAGAACGTGTTGATAACTGATTCTGTCCTTCCAGGTTGTTCCTTAAAGTATTTCATAAAGGTCGCCTGAAACCTTTTTCAACCTAATTAGCAAGTTACCTAAACACATTTAATATAAATAAATGGTCCGCGCATTCATTGGCTTGCAATTACCTATGTTACTCTCTGACTTAACTAGAATTGCAAAAACGTCACGCAAAAGAATGAAACACCTGGTATAAATTGAACTACGATGTAGCCAGTTCCAAGGAAGATGGTCTTTCAGATAGATCCATGAAACAACGAAGTCTTTGTATGCAGCACTGCATGTATAATTGCTTTTCTCGTGGGCGTTTTGACACGAATAACGTTCCCTGGGAAACAAAACCCTACACCAACTTTCGATTCGACTCACTTTTACTGATGTTTACTGAACGAGCGTCAGTTATACTCGTATGGGTCTTTATGGTGTGGCGACAAATCAATCATGACAGCCCCACGTGCATGCAGACTTTATCCTGGTCGTGTGACTTGAATATTTAAATGGgcatttttcaaattcaaatctATATGCAAAAATACTGAAAATGTATTTCTATTACACGCGCTGGCAGGTTTTTCCTCTCGCCGGTTTTGGTAATGTCATCAAAAGTTTCGATATTGACGTACATTTCGTGCGCGATGTTAATCGCCGCAATCGTGTTATCCGGGCCGGCGTCATCAGCTGTCGGGAAGCATGCCGGTGGCAAGCGGTTTGATTGCCGTGTCTTTTGCAGGTTGACTGGCTATCACGGTATGATTGGGGGATGTCGTTGTAGCTTCACTCTCTTCACCGCCAAACGAGCCCATCCTGCCTGGTAAGTTTTTctatcctttttgttttgccaaaagaagagaaaatgaagTAGCATGCATTTCGCACTGTAATCCTAGTACTTGCAAACAATCTTTTAAGCtgtaaaagttttttttttcaaatcaaaaattaGGCTCTGTAGCTCCTGCACAAAGGACGGGGAAATGTATTAGATGCTGCGTGTCTGGTGAATTGCTTCACTAAAAGATTTACATTTTGGCTTTGTCGTTTAGTTGGGAAAGATGTTCTTTGGATCGTTTCAGCGATGATCTCGAATACCTGACACAGAAAATCTCCTGAAAACTTTTGATAAAAAACAAGCTGGACCTCATGTTGACGTAACCAACAAAAACTTTTAGGTCTTAAGTCCGTAACGCGTACCTTTCATACGGCTACGTCCTTGCTGAGAAGTTCTACCATTATGTCAGTATGGAAATATAATCGACGAAATTCATAGTGGCCCTTGGGTAGGAGATTCTTTACGAAGAGGCAGGGTAAGAAACCGCCAAGACCAAGGGGAACCGTGAGGAAGGGGAACAAAATTTTTGCATAATATTCTTCAATAAGCAATTGCGATGTACTGACCCAACGCAAAACAGTTCAAGGACACAGATTTTTAGGTAAATTTCCCGAGGTAGGCGGGGTAAGGAAAAATGAAAGCGAAAACTtctgatttttatttaaataattaggCCTATAGGTTGGGTTTATCAACTTGAGCGAGTTAGATAACACGCGATTGATCAATATCACAAAAAGGAATCATAAAAATAAGTAAGAACATTAGTTAATAAATAGATGAGCATTATTTACGTCCCTCTGACCCTTCAacttgagtttttatttatcgaAAGATCTCCGGCTATATGATGCTGGATTCCCGGATTCGAATCCCGTCGCAGTCTAGTTTATGTCCCCAAAATACTTATCCCTATAATACTTCAAGTGTGCCAAAAGACCCAAGTGGGCAGTTCCAATTTCGAATAAATGCATCAACAGGCGTAGCGGTACCCCTAATTCACGGTGACCAACACTTGGGGGGCTTTCATTTGCTGTATTTTCAAATGGGCTTAAATGGGAAAAATGTATCGTTTAAAACGTGCATTCAAGGTGATATTCCGTGTTATTTTGGTTTAATCTAGCGAAAAATTCTAGTCGATTGCCGTGGCGATTCGCCTGTCAATACGTAACACATCTCCGAGGTAGCTTCGAACAACTGGAAATGGAGTAGGGTAAATAAGTGGGGTAACTTGGCACTGCACTCACActaacgaaaacaaaaaaatctttagATAAAcctttattcttcttctttttgtttcgctGTACTCTAAAACGAGGTTGTGGAAAAGATGCGTGTTACGATGCGGCGTTAAATTGGGGAGTGTCACAGCAAAGGTTTTCCAAGAATATGTTAAAACTCGATTCACCCACACATCCTTTGACAATAGCTCTTGGCAATCCGTTCATAAAGTGACAGTAAttcacaggaaaaaaaaaacagacaaacAGTCAAAAATTCCACTTTGCCATACCAAAGACTTTCATATTGCAACAGACGTGAATGAAATGTCTGCTGATAGCTAAGAAATGTTGAAACTGTTGTATTGttggtaaaatttgaaaagcaaTCTtcaaaccaattttttttttttttttttttgtctttctgaTTTTGGAAATGTCAGGACTGAGGACCAGGACTTCTTAAGACAAGATGGGTTCGAACTCGAAGACAACAGCACAAACAAAATTCTTCCAAAGACCATAACAAGCCATTTCCGGAAGAAGCCAGAATTGAAtaaagccaaataaaaagctGAAAATGAAGCCGATGAGTGGGCCGCGATGCCGCCCTCTCACTGTATTCCTCATCCTCCTGTTCTACGGATAATCCATACGTCAAACGATGAATAGCTTCAAAGAAAGTGTAACCCATATAAAGTGACGGATCACGACGTAGTTAGAAGGCAATCGATCACTACTTACCAGAAACAGAAATGAACATTACAGTACTTTAGGGTTCAATGCCGctgtttcttttattgttcAGTCCTAACCGATATGATTGCATTCTATTATTAATGTCTTTTACATTGTTTTCCTAATCCCTCTCTCTTTGGCATTGAAGTAACAACCAAGAACTGCAGGAATAGCTAGCGAACTAACCAAGACTTGGCACCAAATTTTATCCGTTACATTTTCGGTTAACTGCTACACATCTATGCTATGTTAATTTGTCTATATCACGAATAAATCAAACCAATAAATTTTCGAGTTGCGCAACTATTCTGTTACAAAAATGATACGATTTTCTTTGTGGTCTTTAGCAGCTGCAGCCCGAAGATTGTGAGAAAACTATTTCTCCTGGAGAATTATCTAAAATCATTTACattatttaattttgcacTTCTCTTAAAGAGAACTAAAAATATCACATCACATTAATTAATGATTTTGAAACAACAACCAACGTGTTTGGCAACCTTGTAAGAGATTTAAGCAGCCGTCAGTTGAAACGTCGTCGAGAAAACGAACGTCAAAACTTGAGAGACGTCCTTATctaaacacacaaaaattctTCCATCGTTTAATATTTTAGCTGTGAACTTTCCTTTACTTTGAAACCTTGGAAGATTCCTACGTCCATCTCACTTTCATTTTTAATGTTACGATTGTAATAAGAACATCGAGGCTTGCTAGTCATGGCTAGATACATAGctgaagataaaaaaatcatgaaaacCTTGCAGTCAAgcaaggaagaagaagaaataaaccGTCGGTTGAAAGGTAGCAACACTATTTTGAGTAAAATTAGATCAGTTAGTAAACAAGAATTCAAATATTCCATTTCCAGCTGCTGGCCTTTATGATCATGAGGATACATATGAAGCACGAAGACAACTTGACGAAGTTTTACAAAAATCTAAGGAGGAATCAGTTAAGAGAACAAAGGTAGACCTTGCATCTTGGCAAACTTCAACATCATTTGAGAATGCATTCAACattgttgatgatgatgaagataTTGTGCCAGAGCTAAGTCCACCTGTTTGCGCTtcctcaaaaaaaaatggaagaaagcCTCCTCAATGGAAAGCACTTTCTGATGATGAGCATGATGATGAAAATCTTCAGGCTAACATTGAATGTGAAGCTGCAGACCCTCTTGAAGGGACATCAAATTTGGTTCCACGAAAACATTTAAATCTGCAGAAGGGCAAACCTGTTGACGCCAAGAAATTAGTATTGACAGCCAAAGAAAGTTATGGAAGCAAAATGGTTGCAGCATCACTTAAAAAAGGTGAAGGAAATAAAACCCTGAATTCGAATCGCCCGCTGAGGTCAAAAAGAGGCGACCTGATCATAACTCCCGACGAACTTTCCGATGTAGAAGACGTCCCAGAGAATGAACTTCGGAACGTTGACATGAATGGAAGCTCGCCAAAAGATGAAGAAACGATCCGAAAAGCCTTTGACTCTGAAGACGACGATTTCACTAGCTTGCCCGTCCCCAAAAGCAACCAAAATCGTGGCAAATCAGACCCGCCTGGATCAGgattgaaaacgaaaatagGAACAATGAAGGCATTATGCAACAAATATTCtgaaatgttgaaaaaaattgaacagaTTACACCGTCGCCTTTGCCTGAAGAACTTGACTTCGAAAACAAAGGTCCCTACCAGCAATTGATCGAAAATGAGGAAAAGTCAAAGATTGATCAACGTTCCTGCTCTAGGCCAATGAAATGGAGAAAACCTATTATCCTTACTGTGTCAAACAACAGGAGAAGACGCCagatgtttaaaaaatcacCGACGAACGATACTAGTCTGCCTGTAGATGCAAAAATCGATCACCGAGATGATATCATCTGTGATTCACCACCAGCCTCTTCTAGCATGGTGAACTTAGATGTTCCTCCGACCAGCCCTGTTTTTGAATCAAGTGCTTCACGAAAGCGACTGGGGGGATCGAAAGAGATTACGGATGTAGGAATCGAAATCGACAGGAAGTCACCCGTGGATGCAACACAGGTGCTTCTattctattaaaaattttgtaataTGTGTTTTCGTTCGCTTGACGGTTTATCTCACTGATAGGATTCGTCATTTCAGGAATGTCCTATCTGTGGCAAGTCGTTTCCCCTTAGCATCATTGAAGTAAGTATCACAATTACTTTATTAGATGGAGCATTCCAATTGTAATGCCTAATTATTAGACACACGCAGATGGATGCATCAATAACTTAGAGGAAGAAGCTCGACCGCGTTCGGAACGGATTGCCACACGATCCGTCAAGTTAGCACACTTGATAATATGAAGAATTTTTTGTAACTATATTTCTAACAGTCGGGTATGTTACTTAACAGATCGCGCAACGGATGGCACGATAGTTCACAGTGGGGTAATTCTTAATTGACATAGAAAAAGGGCTTGTTGATCACGAGTCGAACGTTCGTCCGGTTCCAGGTAAAGGATTGGAACCAGCCGTTGGAAGAAGCACTCCTATCACGCCGGAAACGGATGCTTCCGAGATAATATTTGATTCCGATTCCAATTCCGATTTTGAAACAACGAATGGGTCGGGTACTAAACGTAACCAACGCAAGACCGAAGGTAGCAAAGTCAAGAAACGTCGTTATTAAGGGGCTTTCGCCGTTCCATACATCAACGTTTTTGCATCATCGGTCAAAAATTGATTTGGCTCATGACACCGTTAACCTGAAGAACACTGCTGTGATGGAATCTTATTCAATCTTGTTTTCATTGTATGATATCGTAGGAAGAtgcgtttgtttttgtacACAGAATTCGTTTAATTTGTTGTCAGTTGATCAAAAATGTTACCCTCCAAGTTGTGTCAACAGTTAACATTTACATAATACAAATCCCGAAGTTGAAGTCTCAAGGAATCATAATCGTTTCTTGACATGAGTCTCAGTCTGTTGATTTTTCCTATGCCATTAACTTTGTTTTTGCATTAGCCGGAAACTGATAGCAGTTGAACTCTTGGTTCTCCTTGGCATTGACGTTAAACTCTATTGCTATTTATGGTTTACTTTGCAAAAGAAATGACTAAAAGATACTCTAGACGTCACActacatgagtttttatacTTTCGTCTTAGTATTCGTAATCCAGAACGTGACGTAGCAAATCTTGCATCAATGAAACACTCGATGACGCAGATACCTACGCCGGTGGACCAAACTTATTTCCAATGAAATCCACGCGTTAGTCTgagaaatgtttaaaaaaaaggggggggggaacaaaTTAAAAGTAAGCATTAAGATTACACCAAGGATTGTAAAGTCTCTGCTTCTTTCCCACGCGCACTAATTTGACCCTTATCGGGGCGGGTTAAACGGCGatgattttgtttcttttatcgATTTCATCTTCTAACATAAAGAAATAGCGAGAAATTACCTTTGAGTCTAACCGTGGGTAATTAACGGTTAACACTCGCGTGGAATTCTTTCGCATTGGCTGCGTATCTTTATTGAACAGTAAGTAataaatggaaagaaaaacaaaaacaaaacaacaaatataGGGGAGAGAAGAAGGTGAGCCCTTCTTCGTTAATGATACAACGCACAGCCGAAGACGGGCTTTTTATATGATGTAATTTAAACGGTCATTCAAATGCGTTAGGGAGTGGGCATAAAACGATGTTTACAAGtaaattgttgttttgttttttctaacTTGACTGCTCGATGATTTGTatgggaaaaaaatgttttggagcaCAAGCACACGATACGAAACACTGCGGTTcaaattttcatatttttttggggtgggTTCCCGCGCTCAGGTAATCAGACCTGATGGGCAAAGAAAAGAGTCTTCTACTTGCTAtactctcttttcttttgtttctagaTTGGGCTTTTGCTCTGAATCGATTACcctttttctgaaaaaaaaaaaaatgtccgcCCAATAGTTTGCCAgtcaccaaaaaaaaaaaaccttcgcATGAATATTTTCCTTTCATCTTTTCctggaacaaaaaataaaggtggTTGGAGAAGATTTAATTGCGAGGTGCTAGTTTACAGATAATTTGAAGGTGGGTGTGAGGGCGGAGAGGAAAGTGTTGCCGGCGCAACCTCTCCAGAAACCCGCATATACGTATACATATTGATCCAGGTgggaaagacaaaaaaaaaaaagagcaaccAAGCGGAACGTTTGAGCTCccaggaagaaaaaaaaaatcatggacTGCCTAGTGACCCCGCCTACAAATTAGTCGAACCGGCAGTTTGACCGACTtgattatctttttcttttttcttcttgctctCTTTTCTCGTCTCCAAATTGAGGCCCCGGCCAACCTGTGATGTGGTCACTGTCGACCTTCCCTCTTTGAACTTCTATCAACGATACCTATTGTCTTTTGTTAGGCGAGAAATGACTAGCCGAGTTATACGGATCTGGTAGTTAAAACTGGAGGACCTTCCTTTTGTCCAACACTTGCACCGCTTCACCTCCAGTCGTCCACAAGGGACCAATAACCGTTAAGATAATAAATGATACCtactaacttttttttttttgcttaactACCCATCATGTGCCGACTGTCTTTCCTCCttttaagaaaaatgattCTTTTAGTCCTTGAGTAAATAGAACTCGGCCACTAGTtaacgattttctttttccattgcCAGTTGGAATTGCTTGAGATCACATGGCATCCGCTGGACAGAGCGATTGGGTGGCAAAGCGGcttctttacattttttttttctccagcaGCAACAGCGGCAGCCACATGTTAGTGTttgtttaaacttgaaaaaaaaaaaagaattactaTACGTTCAAGCGCGCCATCTCCATATGAAACACTGTTTCACCATTAGCAAAGCACACAGAGAAGGGACAAGTAGATGATCGTGACCATCACAGGGGTCGGGAAAGAGCAGCAGGATGTGTATGGTGTCTGTTGACCGATAGATAACCTTCACTCCAACACCAACTCCTTTTCTGTAACATGTACGACACCGATAGACGTTTGCagtaattaaacaaaatatggTTTTGTTTGACTTGATAATGTACACTCACATCCCTCGCGTACAAAGTAAAAAGCACTTGAAGTCGTATTATAAATTTTGCAAAGGACTTCTGTACGTTTGGTTTGTAAACACGTAAACAGCCATCACAGTTTTACTAGGTCTAGCAAGGGAAGTCATAATAGTGAACATGGAATAGTTTTTGGAACGTCATATGGAACATTAAgttttgacttgtttttttttttcaaggagCGTTATGATACAGACGTGTGTAGCAGAAGCTATCGGATGTCGCCCCTGCTATTCCATATATCCTAATCCTAATAGTCGGAGGCGATGTGTAGCTGACGGTCAAGTGTCAAACTCGAGCCGTGTAGTAAAACgtttgagaaagaaaaaaaggaaagaaaaaaaccgcCCACTCCACAAGAATATCTCTTTCTTTGCCGGCTGACATGAACTAATtaaagccaaaagaaaaaatatgtaaCTAAATTCTGCTGCTGTCAGGATATCAAACTTATATACTCGATAGCCTTCTGCGGTGTTTGTAAAAGctgtttttattgaaattaGTCGGTTTGATGTTAAAATAATTGAACATTCACTTGACCTAAATGTTGATGCAAAGGTTTGGCCAGAGTTTCGGAGATAATTGATCTATAAGACTGCTTCCCATTTTGCATGTGTTATCTTATCGCTATAGTTTGCGAAAATTCATCAAAAGTCGGATTGAGTTCAACGTGTAATTTAGTATTCAGACGAAAGATAAAGCCTCTCCTGTTAGTTGATTTATGAATTCTTGTTGTGATAACATTTCTCACAAAGTTAGCGTGTCACGGTCGTACGCATACATTAACAAAGATCATCATTCAGTGGCCAAATTAAGTCATCATAATACAGAGCTTCACAACGGCAAGCACCTCTGTCAGTGTGTGTCTTCATATTCTGCTGTGTATGCCAGTTAattaaaaaccaaatcaaacgATAACCACCCGCACAGCACGAAAGATGTATAGGGATCTTCTATACCTGAATAAAATTAAGCAGCGGGACAAGTTGTTTGTCTAGAAAGCGCACAGATTGATAGCTTGTTATTCGATGCCATTGGTCTGCCAGTTTGAATGTTGACAAGTGACGTGGGAAATTGGATGCTGCCAATTTCAAAGTCACCCAACTGTGTACGCAGTAAATATCAACCGTGTGGAAATGTAACGCTGATCATGGCATAGATTTGAAACCTGTTGGCAACCAGCAAAAAGGCCAGTTTCACTATACATGTTCTCGTCCGTTCTCCGTGTCTTCTTGCTTCTGGTGCCCGATAAGGGTAAATGGTTCGGTGAGGGGGAGTGTTGAAGAAGCTTGTTAAGTTTTTGAGTCAGAGGCCGCCGCTGATGGCTGTAGTGTCGAAATTCATAGCTTTTCTGGCGGTCCGAGTTTCATCTTTCGCAGCGCGCTGCCTTCTCAAACATGGGAGCCCTTGTGCTTTATGAGATTGTTGccaacgaaaaagaaaaataaaaaaaggaaaaagataCAGCCTTATATTATATGCATATTTCTGGTGTATAGTAGCCTTCTGCTCCGCCCTCTTGCCCGTTTTCGAGTGTAACTT belongs to Daphnia magna isolate NIES linkage group LG1, ASM2063170v1.1, whole genome shotgun sequence and includes:
- the LOC116936387 gene encoding uncharacterized protein LOC116936387, encoding MARYIAEDKKIMKTLQSSKEEEEINRRLKAAGLYDHEDTYEARRQLDEVLQKSKEESVKRTKVDLASWQTSTSFENAFNIVDDDEDIVPELSPPVCASSKKNGRKPPQWKALSDDEHDDENLQANIECEAADPLEGTSNLVPRKHLNLQKGKPVDAKKLVLTAKESYGSKMVAASLKKGEGNKTLNSNRPLRSKRGDLIITPDELSDVEDVPENELRNVDMNGSSPKDEETIRKAFDSEDDDFTSLPVPKSNQNRGKSDPPGSGLKTKIGTMKALCNKYSEMLKKIEQITPSPLPEELDFENKGPYQQLIENEEKSKIDQRSCSRPMKWRKPIILTVSNNRRRRQMFKKSPTNDTSLPVDAKIDHRDDIICDSPPASSSMVNLDVPPTSPVFESSASRKRLGGSKEITDVGIEIDRKSPVDATQDSSFQECPICGKSFPLSIIETHADGCINNLEEEARPRSERIATRSVKSRNGWHDSSQWGKGLEPAVGRSTPITPETDASEIIFDSDSNSDFETTNGSGTKRNQRKTEGSKVKKRRY